One genomic region from Maridesulfovibrio frigidus DSM 17176 encodes:
- a CDS encoding FecR domain-containing protein: protein MPESQNSPTEIGVITGLTGEAYAESDSGSRVLEPGSPIFQGEHLVTGPEGNIEVRFIDDTLLSQGGNSRITLDDYVYDTTDTSASELLLDITEGTFRVVTGKIAEQNPERFKVGSPLATIGIRGTITVHEVKPGGIEKHGVEEIHSGKALIVQSNIDGAIRQIANPLGMVDVSPSGSLSPVRPISPQELSSFREIAPANIREEQEIIQERQEEDEDSPDEDQDDAPQEGDGEGEGEALPEDVAPGGGEPEGGESGLQGAQGVMPGQVGEPPVGPPVGVGPENGRGGPEFAPPPESPIDEPPPRPDDPPLDPDPDPEPETVIFTIDDDDDDDSAGDDDITYNTITGTSESDNLTGTSGADKMLGLGASDKLYGEEGDDSLSGGDGDDLLSGGSGADTLTGDAGKDTLTGDDGNDSLYGGTDDDILYGKDGNDALYGEDGADTLNGGLGDDTLDGGTSGTDIDFASYSDATASVTVNLATNTATGADGNDVLNNIEGIIGSNSDDNLTGDGNANWFEGLNGNDTIDGGDGSDWIQYENASCDIQVTLSDAGGTATGAAGTDILSNIENVIGSSYNDIIIGSASQANTLMGGSGNDTITGLGGSNSIAGGSGTDTISFADPSASVGVSVSVDVAVGAGSATHDGGVDTFSGIESFIGTAYNDTFTGSDGAETFFGGDGNNTIYGGDGTDTISFADPDATVGVSLSVDVAEGAGSATHDGGVDTFTGIESFIGSDLGDTFTGSTGNETFSGGKGINTITGGGGNDTVSYADAAAGIVVGLGDGVGEHDGYTDVLSDIDNVYGSTKDDTIDGDGQANSISGNSGNDILDGGLGDDFLYGNGGDDTILAGEGGDSIDGGSGTDTLSFASAAEAITLTFASSGSGNATHGSVIGRYENFISIEKIIGSNNGDSLTGSTGNEHFEVGQGENSIIGGEGTDTLSYIHSLTPVTINGTAGANGTDGTVVHDGVTDTFSGFEVFEGSAGADMITGGTGAETFIGTMGNDTYVGGGGDDVLSYASLGELLTINMQDGTVDLSGGSPFHDVFSSIDYVIGSSVADNFGGKTSGAETIQGGGGNDTMVLYDTTNSVLVYSSKSDGGDTITNFNSAEDDFKFSGDDFSSSAGFKTISETYDGTNGSSEDTSAYFVFDNVGKALWYDSNGTEDGGNTLIATIDSGDDVTLSDITF from the coding sequence ATGCCTGAATCTCAAAATAGCCCTACTGAAATCGGTGTCATTACCGGCTTAACAGGAGAAGCTTACGCAGAATCTGATTCAGGTTCTCGCGTTCTTGAACCAGGTAGCCCTATATTCCAAGGGGAGCATTTAGTCACAGGCCCTGAAGGCAACATCGAGGTAAGATTCATCGATGACACGCTGCTATCTCAGGGTGGCAATTCCCGCATCACTCTTGACGACTACGTTTATGATACAACCGACACCTCGGCATCTGAGCTTCTGCTAGATATTACAGAAGGAACATTTCGCGTAGTTACAGGTAAAATAGCCGAACAAAACCCTGAAAGATTTAAAGTTGGATCCCCGCTTGCCACCATCGGTATTCGCGGCACAATTACCGTCCATGAAGTCAAGCCCGGCGGCATTGAAAAGCACGGGGTCGAAGAAATTCACAGCGGTAAAGCTCTCATAGTTCAAAGTAATATTGATGGCGCAATTCGCCAGATAGCAAATCCGCTCGGTATGGTTGACGTATCGCCATCCGGATCACTTAGCCCTGTTCGTCCTATTTCCCCTCAGGAGTTAAGCTCCTTCCGAGAAATAGCTCCTGCCAACATCAGAGAAGAACAGGAAATCATCCAAGAGCGCCAAGAAGAAGATGAAGACTCCCCCGATGAAGATCAGGACGACGCACCACAAGAAGGTGATGGCGAAGGCGAAGGTGAAGCCCTCCCTGAAGATGTAGCACCCGGTGGTGGAGAACCAGAAGGCGGCGAAAGTGGCCTGCAAGGCGCACAAGGAGTGATGCCCGGACAAGTCGGTGAACCTCCAGTTGGGCCACCTGTAGGAGTTGGACCAGAAAATGGGAGAGGCGGACCAGAGTTCGCTCCACCACCAGAATCTCCTATTGATGAGCCTCCACCAAGACCTGACGATCCTCCGTTAGATCCTGATCCAGATCCGGAGCCAGAGACTGTAATATTCACTATCGATGACGATGACGATGACGATAGTGCTGGCGATGATGACATCACATACAACACCATCACTGGAACCTCTGAGTCAGATAACCTCACAGGAACTTCCGGTGCAGACAAAATGCTCGGACTCGGCGCAAGTGATAAACTTTACGGCGAAGAAGGTGACGACTCCCTTAGTGGGGGAGATGGCGACGACCTCCTGAGTGGTGGATCCGGAGCTGACACCCTTACAGGTGATGCCGGAAAAGATACCCTCACAGGTGATGACGGGAACGATAGTCTATATGGTGGAACAGATGATGACATACTTTACGGTAAAGACGGCAACGACGCGTTATACGGTGAAGACGGAGCGGACACTCTAAACGGCGGACTCGGAGATGACACGCTCGACGGTGGAACTTCCGGCACAGACATAGATTTCGCATCCTACTCAGACGCAACAGCAAGCGTGACCGTAAACCTTGCTACGAATACCGCAACAGGCGCAGACGGCAACGATGTCCTAAACAACATAGAAGGCATCATCGGCTCCAATTCTGATGACAACCTCACGGGTGACGGCAACGCCAACTGGTTTGAAGGCTTAAACGGAAACGACACCATTGATGGTGGTGATGGTTCTGACTGGATACAGTACGAAAATGCTTCCTGCGATATCCAAGTAACGCTCAGTGACGCTGGAGGTACAGCCACTGGTGCGGCAGGAACAGACATACTTTCCAATATTGAAAATGTTATCGGGTCAAGCTACAATGATATTATTATCGGTTCTGCCTCTCAGGCCAACACACTTATGGGTGGAAGCGGGAACGACACTATTACGGGTTTGGGCGGAAGCAACTCAATCGCGGGTGGTAGCGGTACAGATACAATTTCTTTTGCAGACCCCAGCGCAAGCGTAGGGGTAAGCGTTAGTGTAGATGTTGCCGTAGGAGCTGGCTCAGCAACCCATGATGGTGGCGTTGACACTTTTTCCGGCATCGAAAGTTTCATAGGTACTGCTTACAATGATACATTCACAGGAAGCGATGGGGCCGAAACCTTTTTCGGGGGCGACGGGAACAATACGATTTATGGGGGCGACGGAACAGACACAATTTCTTTTGCAGATCCCGACGCAACAGTAGGAGTAAGCCTTAGTGTGGATGTGGCAGAAGGAGCCGGCTCGGCTACCCATGATGGTGGAGTTGACACATTTACCGGCATCGAAAGCTTCATAGGCTCTGATTTAGGAGACACATTCACAGGTAGCACTGGTAATGAAACTTTCAGCGGGGGAAAAGGAATTAACACCATCACTGGTGGAGGCGGGAACGACACTGTTTCATACGCTGATGCCGCCGCAGGGATTGTTGTCGGCTTGGGAGATGGGGTAGGAGAACATGATGGCTACACAGATGTACTCTCAGACATAGATAATGTTTACGGTTCAACTAAAGATGATACCATTGACGGAGATGGCCAAGCCAACTCAATAAGTGGTAACAGTGGAAATGACATCCTTGACGGTGGACTCGGCGACGACTTCCTTTATGGTAACGGTGGTGACGACACCATTTTAGCAGGAGAAGGAGGCGACTCCATAGATGGTGGATCTGGAACAGATACGCTTTCATTTGCTTCTGCTGCTGAAGCAATAACCCTCACCTTCGCTTCCTCTGGATCAGGAAATGCAACTCACGGTTCGGTCATAGGAAGATATGAAAATTTTATCAGCATTGAAAAAATAATCGGATCAAACAACGGTGACTCACTCACAGGGAGCACCGGAAACGAACATTTCGAAGTTGGGCAAGGCGAAAACTCCATTATTGGTGGCGAAGGAACAGACACGCTCTCTTATATACACTCGTTAACCCCTGTAACCATCAATGGTACAGCTGGGGCGAATGGCACAGATGGCACAGTTGTTCACGACGGAGTCACCGATACATTTTCAGGTTTTGAAGTCTTCGAAGGCTCTGCCGGCGCAGACATGATAACGGGTGGAACTGGTGCTGAAACTTTTATCGGAACCATGGGGAATGACACTTACGTTGGCGGGGGGGGAGATGACGTCTTGAGTTACGCTTCACTTGGTGAACTTTTGACAATCAATATGCAGGACGGCACAGTCGACCTTTCTGGAGGATCCCCATTCCATGATGTTTTCTCAAGCATAGACTACGTCATAGGTTCATCTGTAGCTGATAATTTTGGCGGCAAAACTTCCGGAGCTGAGACAATTCAAGGAGGCGGTGGTAACGACACTATGGTCCTTTATGACACAACAAATTCAGTCCTCGTGTACAGTTCTAAAAGTGACGGAGGCGACACAATAACAAATTTCAACTCCGCCGAAGATGACTTTAAATTCAGCGGTGATGACTTTAGCAGCTCAGCTGGATTCAAGACCATTTCAGAAACATACGATGGAACCAATGGCTCTTCTGAAGACACCAGTGCTTATTTCGTATTTGATAATGTCGGTAAGGCTCTATGGTATGATTCCAACGGGACTGAAGATGGTGGAAACACTCTTATTGCAACCATTGACTCTGGTGATGATGTTACTCTCTCTGACATCACATTCTAA
- a CDS encoding cache domain-containing protein: MELLKNGISSGKSIPVWLRIAIPTITSMILFCIVLFLVHMPAVREAMIDQKKDSMRYMTQVATSMLGHIRAQEREGLISTKEAKKRGSEILYSLRFGPQNKDYFWITDYTPRMVMHPYRPELDGKDLKNFVDLKGNRLFENMRDITEKNGEGYVKYYWQWKDKPGTEYAKLSFVKRFEPWGWIIGTGLYLEDVDAEVEAQNRTLVMLTLAILAVILLLSVYSIVQSRKAGELLEETEALFEGVFKNSFQMVGVLSPEGVVWMVNQTALDLVDVAADEIIGEYCWDTPWWDHSVAIQSRLKEFIKNSAHGEISHDVATHFDTSGNKVTVDFSIKPVFNAGGEVLFLILEGHDITALKKAEKQLAISEAMFKGVFDQSMQFMGVLSIDGTLLEANAAALALWRVEGEEVLGKPFWEGPWWQEPKALIPMLQDGIRRAADGQTIRRQIATRPAEGEVRYIDFSLKPALGVQGNILYLIAEGRDITELKMVQDQLRDLNAELEDKVEERTSELRESLDRLENAQNQLIQSEKMAALGDLVAGVAHEINTPIGISVTSISYMEERLNGIVGKINNGELRKSDLDKFMSIAQEATSSSMVNLHRAAELIGNFKQVAVDQTSGHRRKINLHAYLDEILLSLRSKYKRTQHKINIFCPDDLVLNTWPGAFMQIFSNLIINSLIHGFDGVEAGNISIRAEVAADYVQLGYSDDGKGMSSENVAKIFEPFFTTRRGRGGTGLGMSIVYNLVTSRLGGSISCTSVAGEGTAFIIKLPLDIVAE, from the coding sequence ATGGAGCTTTTGAAAAATGGTATATCTTCGGGGAAATCGATCCCTGTATGGCTCAGGATTGCCATTCCTACTATTACTTCTATGATACTTTTTTGTATTGTTCTGTTTCTTGTGCATATGCCGGCAGTTCGCGAAGCAATGATAGATCAGAAGAAGGATTCTATGCGTTACATGACGCAGGTTGCAACTAGCATGCTGGGGCATATCCGTGCACAGGAGCGAGAGGGGCTTATTTCAACTAAAGAGGCTAAGAAGAGAGGCTCTGAAATTTTGTATTCATTGCGCTTCGGTCCTCAAAATAAAGACTATTTCTGGATTACAGATTATACACCCCGTATGGTTATGCATCCTTATAGACCCGAGCTCGATGGGAAAGATTTAAAAAACTTCGTAGACTTGAAAGGTAATCGCCTCTTTGAAAACATGAGAGATATTACGGAAAAAAATGGCGAAGGTTATGTGAAATATTATTGGCAGTGGAAAGATAAGCCGGGGACTGAGTATGCGAAACTTTCATTTGTTAAAAGGTTTGAACCTTGGGGCTGGATAATCGGGACAGGGCTTTATCTTGAGGATGTTGATGCTGAGGTAGAAGCTCAGAATAGAACGCTGGTCATGTTAACTTTGGCTATACTCGCAGTGATTTTACTCCTTTCAGTGTACTCAATAGTTCAAAGTAGAAAAGCCGGAGAGTTGCTTGAAGAGACTGAGGCACTTTTTGAAGGAGTTTTTAAAAATAGTTTTCAGATGGTGGGAGTTCTTAGCCCTGAGGGTGTTGTTTGGATGGTGAATCAGACCGCACTTGATTTAGTAGATGTGGCTGCTGATGAGATTATTGGAGAATACTGTTGGGATACGCCATGGTGGGATCATTCTGTGGCTATTCAGTCCAGACTGAAAGAGTTTATTAAAAATTCAGCACATGGTGAAATCAGCCATGATGTTGCTACTCATTTTGATACATCCGGAAATAAAGTTACTGTCGATTTTTCCATAAAGCCTGTCTTTAATGCGGGAGGAGAAGTCCTTTTTTTGATACTCGAGGGGCATGATATTACTGCCTTGAAAAAGGCTGAAAAACAACTTGCCATAAGCGAAGCAATGTTCAAGGGCGTGTTTGACCAGTCCATGCAATTTATGGGTGTACTCTCTATTGATGGGACCCTTCTTGAGGCTAATGCCGCTGCTCTTGCTCTCTGGAGAGTTGAAGGTGAGGAAGTGCTCGGAAAGCCATTTTGGGAAGGGCCATGGTGGCAGGAGCCTAAGGCTTTAATTCCAATGCTTCAGGATGGAATCCGGCGGGCAGCTGACGGACAGACTATTCGTAGACAAATTGCGACTCGCCCCGCAGAGGGAGAGGTTCGGTACATAGACTTTTCGCTGAAGCCTGCTTTAGGGGTACAGGGGAATATACTTTATCTGATTGCTGAAGGACGCGATATTACCGAACTCAAAATGGTTCAGGATCAATTGCGAGATCTAAATGCGGAACTTGAAGATAAGGTTGAAGAGAGAACCAGTGAGCTGCGGGAGTCTCTGGATAGATTGGAAAATGCTCAAAATCAGTTGATTCAATCTGAAAAAATGGCTGCGCTAGGTGATCTCGTTGCCGGTGTTGCGCATGAAATTAATACTCCCATTGGTATTAGCGTAACAAGTATCAGCTATATGGAAGAGCGTTTGAATGGGATTGTTGGAAAAATTAACAATGGTGAACTTCGCAAATCTGATTTGGATAAGTTCATGTCGATTGCTCAAGAGGCAACTTCGTCCAGCATGGTCAATTTGCATCGGGCCGCTGAACTGATAGGTAACTTTAAGCAGGTTGCCGTTGACCAGACTTCCGGGCATAGACGTAAAATTAATTTGCACGCTTATCTCGACGAAATATTGCTAAGTTTACGCTCCAAGTACAAAAGAACGCAGCATAAAATAAATATATTCTGCCCTGATGATCTTGTGTTAAACACATGGCCCGGTGCATTTATGCAGATTTTTTCGAACTTGATAATCAATTCTTTGATACACGGGTTTGATGGAGTTGAGGCTGGGAATATATCCATACGGGCCGAGGTTGCAGCTGATTATGTTCAGTTGGGTTATAGTGATGATGGTAAAGGAATGAGTAGTGAAAATGTTGCTAAGATATTTGAGCCGTTCTTTACTACTCGCAGAGGAAGAGGTGGAACCGGTCTGGGTATGAGTATTGTTTACAACTTAGTGACCAGCCGTCTTGGCGGTTCGATCTCGTGCACCAGTGTAGCGGGCGAAGGGACAGCTTTCATTATTAAGCTTCCTTTGGATATCGTGGCAGAATAA
- the htpX gene encoding zinc metalloprotease HtpX — protein sequence MTSQIKTFFLLASLTAIILFLGGMMGGRTGLILAFGIAMFMNVGSYWYSDKIVLKMYKARQLSRNDAPQVFEMVQELAANAGVPAPRLYVIDQDSPNAFATGRNPENAVVAITSGIMRILTPEELRGVIAHEIGHIANRDILIQSVAAVLAGAIMMIANMLQWATLFGFGSDDEDGPSPIAAIALAIIAPIAASVIQMAISRSREYLADSTGARISRDPKALASALYKLDATVRNIPMDANPATENMFIVNPFSGASMSKWFSTHPSTEERIARLMEMSRNL from the coding sequence ATGACCAGTCAGATTAAAACATTTTTCCTGCTCGCTTCTCTTACCGCGATTATTCTTTTTCTCGGTGGAATGATGGGCGGACGCACAGGGCTTATTCTTGCCTTCGGAATTGCTATGTTTATGAATGTGGGAAGTTATTGGTACTCAGATAAGATTGTGCTTAAAATGTATAAAGCCAGACAGCTTTCACGGAACGATGCTCCGCAAGTTTTTGAGATGGTTCAGGAGCTTGCCGCCAATGCTGGCGTTCCGGCTCCTAGGCTCTATGTAATAGATCAAGATTCTCCTAATGCTTTTGCCACAGGCCGAAATCCTGAGAATGCGGTGGTTGCGATCACAAGTGGTATTATGCGCATTCTTACTCCGGAAGAATTGCGCGGAGTTATTGCTCATGAAATCGGTCATATTGCTAATCGTGACATTTTGATTCAGTCCGTTGCGGCTGTCCTTGCCGGGGCAATTATGATGATTGCAAATATGTTGCAGTGGGCAACTCTTTTCGGATTCGGCAGTGATGATGAAGACGGTCCAAGCCCGATAGCCGCAATAGCGCTCGCTATTATCGCACCTATTGCCGCATCTGTAATTCAGATGGCAATTTCGCGCTCCAGAGAATATCTGGCTGATTCCACAGGAGCTAGAATTTCCCGTGATCCTAAGGCTCTTGCTTCAGCTCTTTATAAGCTGGATGCAACAGTCCGCAATATTCCTATGGACGCAAATCCCGCAACCGAGAATATGTTTATCGTCAACCCATTCAGCGGTGCGAGTATGTCAAAATGGTTCAGCACACATCCTTCGACAGAAGAGCGTATTGCGCGGTTGATGGAGATGTCCCGTAACCTTTAA
- a CDS encoding trypsin-like peptidase domain-containing protein — translation MNLVIRNISQLLCVFAVLAVSALPALSAGGENLRVTPVVRAVQNTSPAVVNITVTRIVERGVSPFAQLFRGGDPFEQFFDGGSGMQKRKFRSTSTGSGVIINGSKGFVLTNAHVLAGGSEIKVRMINGEEFDAEIIGSDADFDLAVLKIKGARGLPQVKMGDSSDIYIGETVIAIGNPFGYTHTVTTGVVSALKRTVKSNDGSFTDFIQTDAAINPGNSGGPLLNILGELIGINTAMQARAEGIGFAIPINRAKRVVKELLASGKVSPVWLGLSGQDLDQSSANYFGLPRVSGLLVSDIYRGMPAEKAGLTPGDVILSMNGIEIEDKDGYVSILRSQTRGSDVVLEVLHRNKKIKVKVRPESLESQQVKNFAWSKWGIATERDSRGRAMLVSEVKSNSPAATLGLKAGDKIHQVGNRQINSQQDFLDSFLRYRLNGNVLMKIQRGRNYYHVKLKS, via the coding sequence ATGAATCTAGTCATTAGAAATATATCACAGCTTCTTTGTGTTTTTGCTGTTCTTGCAGTGTCCGCTTTGCCCGCACTAAGTGCCGGAGGGGAGAACTTGCGAGTTACTCCTGTTGTTCGGGCGGTGCAGAATACTTCGCCCGCAGTTGTTAATATTACAGTTACTCGAATTGTCGAGCGCGGGGTTTCCCCTTTTGCGCAATTGTTCAGGGGCGGAGATCCTTTCGAGCAGTTTTTTGATGGCGGGTCCGGTATGCAGAAGCGCAAGTTTCGTTCAACCAGTACCGGTTCGGGTGTTATTATCAACGGCAGCAAAGGGTTTGTACTTACCAATGCTCATGTGCTGGCGGGTGGTAGTGAAATTAAAGTCAGAATGATTAACGGTGAAGAATTTGATGCTGAAATTATTGGCTCTGATGCCGATTTCGATCTGGCTGTTTTGAAAATAAAAGGCGCTAGAGGTTTGCCGCAGGTTAAGATGGGAGATTCCTCTGATATTTACATCGGGGAAACCGTTATAGCGATTGGTAATCCTTTCGGTTACACGCACACCGTTACAACCGGAGTCGTGTCCGCTTTGAAACGGACGGTTAAATCTAATGATGGCTCTTTCACTGATTTTATTCAAACCGATGCAGCAATTAATCCCGGTAATAGTGGTGGGCCGTTATTAAATATTTTGGGTGAGCTGATCGGCATCAATACTGCTATGCAGGCCCGTGCGGAAGGGATTGGGTTTGCCATTCCTATTAATAGGGCGAAGCGGGTAGTTAAGGAGCTTTTGGCTTCAGGCAAGGTCTCACCGGTATGGCTTGGGCTTAGCGGACAGGATCTTGATCAAAGTTCCGCTAATTATTTCGGCCTTCCCCGTGTTTCCGGTTTGCTTGTGAGTGACATTTATCGAGGTATGCCGGCTGAGAAAGCTGGACTTACTCCGGGTGATGTTATTCTTTCCATGAACGGAATAGAGATTGAGGATAAGGACGGATACGTTTCTATTTTGCGCTCACAGACTAGGGGTAGTGATGTTGTCCTTGAGGTCTTGCACAGAAATAAGAAAATAAAAGTAAAAGTGCGTCCTGAATCTCTTGAATCTCAGCAGGTAAAAAACTTTGCATGGTCCAAATGGGGCATAGCCACAGAGAGGGATAGCCGTGGTCGTGCAATGCTTGTTTCAGAAGTGAAATCAAATAGTCCCGCTGCGACACTAGGCCTTAAGGCCGGTGACAAGATTCATCAGGTTGGAAATCGTCAGATTAATTCACAGCAGGATTTTCTCGATTCATTTTTGCGATATCGTCTGAACGGAAATGTGCTCATGAAAATTCAGCGCGGTAGAAACTACTATCATGTTAAGCTGAAGTCGTAA
- the thpR gene encoding RNA 2',3'-cyclic phosphodiesterase: MQNIRTFIAHPVPEEWKNVLLENAELLNEGLQSKVAWVKPENMHFTLKFSGDIPEDAIPRIDPALRAIQFNPFEISTGPSGYFPSPTKPRVIWAGLDCGSKEICDNALAIDSALASLGFAKNTKPYHAHLTLGRVKKLAKDNWAALSEKISNLALPTTTISEFALYQSELTPAGPIYTKLKTYTGRLD, translated from the coding sequence ATGCAAAATATACGAACATTTATTGCACATCCAGTTCCAGAAGAATGGAAAAACGTGCTTTTAGAAAATGCTGAACTGCTAAATGAAGGATTACAATCCAAAGTTGCGTGGGTAAAACCTGAGAACATGCATTTCACACTAAAATTCTCTGGCGACATTCCAGAGGACGCAATCCCTCGCATAGACCCCGCGCTTAGGGCAATTCAGTTTAATCCATTTGAAATAAGCACAGGGCCAAGCGGTTACTTTCCTTCTCCTACAAAGCCACGAGTTATCTGGGCCGGCCTTGACTGCGGTTCCAAAGAAATATGCGACAATGCTCTTGCTATTGACAGTGCTCTTGCGTCCTTAGGATTTGCGAAAAACACCAAACCTTATCACGCCCATTTGACCCTCGGCAGAGTGAAAAAGCTGGCAAAAGACAACTGGGCGGCATTATCAGAAAAGATAAGTAATCTGGCTCTTCCAACTACTACCATCAGTGAGTTCGCTCTATACCAAAGCGAGCTGACACCTGCCGGCCCCATTTACACAAAACTTAAAACGTACACGGGCCGTCTGGATTAA
- a CDS encoding carbohydrate porin, with product MTRICSLVLLFVLIPSICLAYTSNNLHKQLDLYGRAHEREIGFMDEFKETWREVQNATGPLTVDGDVLAYWQGYSGATIDGDDKDSKNYLAVKARLRVNWDPTENGHVFIQMQGGRADTYNNPVNRGMVATPLNSLASRTTAGGQVSISDVLYTQHFGKDKYYVTLGWSEPEAFIDENRFAGSGQTQFTNTIFNNEPIFDTIDENHPIIAFGFSPAKIFKMTLLAQSTSKSVLERSEQKQGFENLTDDPFLGAQFTYSPSFGNLPGNYRIFGWTNTYTQPRLDENGESANWGFAFNMDQNLTEDFGVFARVGKGNGAVNNITWSWSVGTNWQGCLPGRDADVWGVAAGGVQGNKHTTNKDMELHYETFYEIKLNTNFSIVPDLTYVSNSMANNGNDDIVFGMLKFFFSFSTP from the coding sequence ATGACAAGAATTTGCTCCCTTGTACTGTTATTTGTTTTGATACCATCCATATGTCTCGCTTACACATCCAATAATCTCCACAAACAGCTCGACCTGTATGGGCGCGCTCACGAGAGAGAAATCGGATTCATGGATGAGTTCAAAGAGACTTGGAGAGAAGTTCAAAATGCCACCGGCCCCCTAACAGTGGATGGTGACGTACTTGCTTACTGGCAGGGATACTCCGGTGCGACCATTGACGGTGATGACAAAGACAGTAAAAACTATCTCGCGGTTAAGGCTAGGCTACGCGTGAACTGGGACCCTACTGAAAATGGGCATGTATTCATACAAATGCAAGGTGGACGAGCCGACACCTATAACAATCCAGTAAACCGTGGAATGGTTGCAACCCCTCTGAACTCACTGGCATCAAGAACCACTGCGGGCGGTCAAGTTTCAATTTCAGATGTTTTATACACCCAGCATTTCGGGAAAGACAAATATTACGTAACTCTCGGCTGGTCTGAACCCGAAGCCTTTATTGATGAGAACCGCTTTGCCGGTAGTGGGCAGACTCAGTTCACAAATACAATATTCAATAACGAGCCTATTTTTGATACTATAGATGAAAATCACCCCATTATTGCCTTCGGATTCAGCCCTGCAAAAATATTTAAGATGACTCTTCTAGCACAATCGACTAGCAAATCTGTTCTTGAACGGAGTGAACAGAAACAAGGATTTGAGAACCTTACCGATGATCCTTTTCTGGGCGCTCAGTTTACGTACTCACCTTCCTTCGGAAACTTACCGGGGAACTATCGCATTTTCGGCTGGACAAACACCTACACCCAGCCACGGCTTGATGAAAACGGAGAATCCGCGAACTGGGGATTTGCCTTTAACATGGACCAAAATCTAACCGAAGACTTCGGTGTCTTTGCGAGAGTAGGAAAGGGCAACGGAGCTGTTAACAACATCACCTGGAGTTGGTCAGTCGGCACTAACTGGCAGGGCTGTCTTCCCGGTAGGGATGCGGATGTTTGGGGCGTAGCGGCAGGTGGAGTGCAAGGCAACAAGCACACCACCAACAAGGATATGGAGTTACACTATGAAACCTTCTATGAGATTAAATTAAATACTAATTTCTCCATCGTCCCGGATTTAACTTATGTCTCGAATTCTATGGCAAATAATGGTAACGATGACATTGTGTTCGGAATGTTGAAATTTTTCTTTTCTTTTTCCACACCCTGA
- a CDS encoding CinA family protein produces the protein MKNIVPQIGNLLVAKKWTMATAESCTGGLVSATLTDFSGSSAWFSGAVVAYSNEVKMSLLHVPKPIIMKHGAVSEPTVREMAEGVCKTVGVDVGISLSGVAGPTGGTPEKPVGTVWMGWHVGGTTYSEKFLFSGDRMSVKQQSLHTILERLLNILQKS, from the coding sequence ATGAAAAATATCGTACCCCAAATCGGGAATCTTCTTGTCGCTAAAAAGTGGACGATGGCAACCGCCGAATCTTGCACAGGCGGCCTAGTGTCCGCTACTCTAACAGATTTTTCAGGTAGCTCCGCCTGGTTCTCAGGGGCCGTAGTTGCGTATTCTAATGAGGTTAAAATGTCGCTTCTTCACGTCCCTAAACCTATCATAATGAAACATGGAGCTGTCAGTGAACCTACAGTCAGAGAGATGGCTGAGGGGGTATGCAAGACAGTCGGTGTTGACGTGGGAATATCTTTATCGGGAGTTGCAGGGCCTACGGGCGGTACTCCTGAAAAGCCTGTAGGAACCGTTTGGATGGGCTGGCATGTTGGCGGAACTACATATTCAGAAAAATTTTTATTCTCCGGGGACCGGATGAGCGTAAAGCAGCAGAGCCTGCACACTATATTAGAACGTCTCTTAAACATCCTTCAAAAAAGCTGA